A part of Paenibacillus sp. 481 genomic DNA contains:
- a CDS encoding exonuclease SbcCD subunit D: MRILHTADWHFGRTLEGRSRLQEQAAFADELVRIADDEQVDLLLIAGDVYDTVNPPAAAEQLFYETVARLSDGGKRPVVIISGNHDHPERLTAVAPLLRSQGITIVGQPAIEPVNIKCARTGEVAVIAALPYPSEARLKELLSLDNDETVLRSAYSERVGQLFRRQAQFFQPHTINVAMSHLYLLGGVDSESERPIQVGGAYTVDPRAFSLEGEVTQAQYVALGHLHRPQRVKGPGHIRYSGSPLAYSFSEAGQTKSITIVDLAPGAVAEPVEHYLTSGKPLVSWNIRGGYEEAIRWIEEGRDANAWIDVGMYLTEALTMEQIQKLRRAHEGIVHIRPIYPEIEETVEEIGRRSELPVEELFRRFYERQTGGAMPDDELVRCFLELIQEGEPHNEDDGEVSA, from the coding sequence ATGCGCATTTTACACACGGCGGATTGGCATTTTGGCAGAACGCTAGAAGGTCGTAGCCGTTTGCAAGAGCAAGCTGCATTTGCAGATGAGCTTGTGCGCATAGCTGACGATGAGCAGGTAGATCTGCTGCTCATCGCAGGGGATGTGTATGACACCGTTAACCCGCCAGCCGCAGCGGAGCAGCTATTTTATGAGACGGTCGCGAGGTTGTCGGATGGCGGCAAGCGGCCTGTTGTCATTATATCTGGCAACCATGACCACCCTGAAAGATTGACTGCGGTCGCTCCGTTATTGCGGTCGCAGGGCATCACGATAGTTGGCCAGCCAGCGATTGAGCCAGTCAACATCAAATGCGCTCGCACAGGCGAGGTAGCTGTCATTGCGGCGTTGCCTTATCCGTCCGAAGCCCGACTGAAGGAGTTGTTGTCGCTCGACAATGATGAAACAGTTCTGCGGAGTGCGTACAGTGAGCGAGTCGGACAGCTTTTTCGCCGACAGGCACAGTTCTTCCAGCCGCATACGATTAACGTGGCGATGAGTCATTTATACTTGCTTGGCGGAGTCGATAGCGAGTCCGAACGCCCGATTCAAGTTGGCGGTGCATACACCGTTGATCCACGTGCATTTTCGTTGGAAGGGGAAGTCACGCAAGCGCAGTACGTGGCGTTGGGCCATTTGCACCGACCGCAGCGCGTAAAAGGACCTGGGCATATTCGGTACAGCGGCTCGCCTCTTGCCTACAGCTTTTCAGAAGCGGGGCAGACGAAATCGATTACGATTGTGGACTTGGCACCTGGGGCCGTGGCAGAGCCTGTCGAACATTACTTAACATCGGGCAAGCCGCTCGTGTCTTGGAACATTCGCGGAGGCTATGAGGAAGCGATCCGATGGATTGAGGAAGGACGCGACGCCAATGCTTGGATTGATGTCGGCATGTATTTGACGGAAGCGTTAACCATGGAACAAATACAGAAGCTGCGCCGCGCTCATGAAGGAATTGTGCATATCCGACCGATTTATCCTGAAATCGAGGAGACTGTCGAAGAAATTGGCCGCCGAAGTGAATTGCCTGTAGAAGAGCTGTTTCGTCGTTTTTACGAGCGTCAAACCGGAGGTGCAATGCCAGACGATGAGCTTGTCCGTTGTTTCCTAGAACTTATTCAGGAAGGCGAGCCGCACAATGAGGATGATGGAGAGGTGAGCGCATGA